Proteins found in one Crassostrea angulata isolate pt1a10 chromosome 3, ASM2561291v2, whole genome shotgun sequence genomic segment:
- the LOC128177543 gene encoding uncharacterized protein LOC128177543, which yields MLGFLSVSLLLALAEAGGGGYYPKGGSGGGGISVIQTGGGGGGGSGLFFGGGGGGGGASAGAAAAAAAAAAAASAGAVGGVFDGGFHGGYYPYHDIHYGGFGGFGGAGAAAGAAAGGSGFGGAAAGAAAAAGGLGGSAAAAAAAAAGGAGAGAAAGASAGGFGGIHYPVYPIPGPIYPPGPIYPPGPIYPPGPIYPPGPIYPPGPIYPPGPIYPPGPIYPKGGFIGVGNIGGGAAAGAAAGASGFGGSSAAAAAAAAGSGAGGFGGQNFGGLIFGGGSGGGSIGIIGGGSGGGKRKVY from the exons ATGTTGGGCTTTCTTTCTGTGTCCCTGTTACTTGCTTTAGCCGAAGCAGGTGGAGGTGGTTACTATCCAAAGGGTGGATCCGGAGGAGGCGGAATATCTGTAATACAAACTGGAGGCGGTGGCGGAGGTGGATCTGGACTTTTCTTTGGAGGAGGAGGAGGGGGTGGTGGTGCTAGCGCTGGAGCAGCTGCTGCTGCTGCCGCAGCTGCTGCCGCCGCATCAGCGGGAGCTGTAGGCGGTGTTTTCGATGGAGGTTTCCACGGTGGTTACTATCCATACCATGATATTCACTATGGTGGCTTTGGCGGATTTGGAGGAGCTGGAGCTGCAGCAGGCGCCGCAGCTGGAGGATCTGGATTTGGAGGCGCAGCCGCTGGTGCCGCCGCTGCTGCAGGAGGATTAGGAGGATCTGCTGCTGCCGCCGCCGCTGCTGCTGCAGGAGGAGCTGGGGCAGGTGCCGCTGCAGGAGCCTCCGCTGGAGGATTTGGAGGCATTCACTATCCAGTGTATCCCATTCCAGGACCAATATATCCCCCAGGTCCTATCTACCCACCAGGTCCTATCTACCCACCAGGTCCCATTTACCCACCAGGTCCCATCTACCCTCCTGGTCCTATCTATCCACCCGGACCAATCTATCCTCCAGGTCCAATTTATCCTAAAGGCGGCTTCATTGGTGTTGGAAACATTGGTGGTGGCGCTGCTGCCGGAGCCGCAGCCGGTGCTTCCGGATTCGGGGGATCAAGTGCTGCTGCTGCCGCCGCCGCTGCAGGTTCCGGTGCTGGTGGATTTGGAGGTCAGAATTTCGGAGGCCTGATCTTTGGTGGTGGTTCCGGTGGCGGATCCATTGGTATTATCGGAGGTGGATCTGGAGGAGGAAAG AGAAAGGTATATTAA
- the LOC128175204 gene encoding uncharacterized protein LOC128175204: MAKTKTTPNYEFRRCPMCSYSARSEEDYKGHVFKCAMRTFQCPVCDFCNNKEANLKRCHPGLAKEEVVKLGSKEDKCEEVREQREDDWLAQDPGDLIGEISDEDSDKDDDGDTTSDKEAESQEKEVDEGLLEGRMFRKPTTPSLPIISKRKSSDVHLSPAQPKKLRKEDQAVQTPLSGENFGNSFGSRRDCGTQTDPLKRILTTKTVKKFRDGNVDTKDCF; encoded by the coding sequence ATGGCAAAGACTAAGACCACTCCAAATTATGAGTTTCGGCGTTGTCCAATGTGTTCCTATTCAGCAAGAAGTGAAGAAGACTACAAAGGACACGTCTTCAAGTGTGCTATGCGGACCTTCCAATGTCCTGTGTGCGACTTCTGTAATAATAAAGAAGCTAACCTGAAGCGATGTCACCCTGGCCTAGCCAAGGAAGAAGTCGTTAAGTTGGGAAGCAAGGAGGATAAGTGTGAAGAAGTGAGAGAACAGCGGGAAGACGATTGGCTTGCTCAAGATCCGGGAGATCTTATTGGAGAAATTTCAGATGAGGATAGCGATAAAGACGATGATGGAGACACCACGAGTGATAAAGAAGCTGAATCTCAAGAGAAAGAGGTAGATGAAGGTTTGCTTGAGGGAAGGATGTTTAGGAAGCCGACAACGCCTTCGCTTCCGATAATTAGTAAGCGGAAATCTTCGGATGTCCACTTGTCTCCTGCACAACCTAAAAAGTTGAGAAAGGAGGATCAAGCCGTGCAGACTCCATTAAGTGGTGAAAACTTTGGAAACTCGTTTGGAAGCAGGAGGGACTGCGGAACTCAAACGGATCCTTTGAAAAGAATCCTGACAACGAAAACTGTCAAGAAGTTCAGAGATGGAAATGTTGACActaaagattgtttctaa
- the LOC128177984 gene encoding uncharacterized protein LOC128177984, translated as MKDIHLFVFGTILQIIPANSSPWINRNGLNSNQGMPNMYTGHGLFAPNSNVYPGSYNSPRRTGYQQQAKAYGSNTNQNKPYQTPGISHPNSYQKQQSGHYQNAANLNYQSNTQNGYTLPVQNSNGNYGNVYSQNKPPIKRFGKPQKKKFYWPFFPYSASDYGNPLYKKGNEHKKDTYDKGYSDVPYEGPMYNSAKKVQSYSRHL; from the exons ATGAAGGACATACATCTGTTTGTTTTTGGAACAATTTTACAA attattcCAGCTAACAGTTCCCCATGGATCAACAGAAATGGGCTTAATTCAAACCAAG GTATGCCAAATATGTACACAGGACATGGATTGTTCGCTCCTAACAGTAACGTTTATCCTGGGAGTTACAACAGTCCCAGACGTACTGGATACCAGCAGCAAGCAAAGGCTTACGGCAGCAATACGAACCAAAACAAGCCCTATCAAACCCCCGGCATTTCACATCCAAACTCCTATCAGAAGCAACAATCTGGGCATTATCAGAATGCGGCGAACTTGAATTATCAATCGAATACTCAAAATGGATACACTTTGCCGGTACAGAACTCAAACGGAAATTACGGAAACGTTTACTCACAGAATAAACCGCCGATTAAAAGATTCGGAAAGCCCCAAAAGAAGAAATTCTATTGGCCATTCTTCCCGTACAGCGCTAGTGATTACGGTAATCCTCTCTATAAAAAGGGAAATGAGCACAAGAAGGATACTTATGACAAAGGGTACTCCGATGTACCATATGAGGGCCCAATGTACAACAGTGCAAAGAAAGTTCAATCGTATAGTAGGCATTTGTGA
- the LOC128177489 gene encoding uncharacterized protein LOC128177489, with protein MASLNPVVFLAVVVICFIGPVVGDENTTCSVAMFGGDHGAYLACIAQFAHQCNWFPSPLAGLYSYQVWNGYDGFWQNGAVLETMANFIEFAKHQRYMSVVKGSHRDLYSLMEAYGPYPSFDDMGWYGLSYARIYELFGFQDFLQTAQDIFDWCWKTGWDSSNKCEGGMWFDNNVNAKVAITNVQMFHVAAKLYRLTNNTEYRNKSEMIENFLFANNFINSSTYLMSDGIDLDTCKPANTVGFTYETGVLIGALSEMYRLTKNESYLGLAENLASAVIDYNSNTTGVFTEKNCDPDCDDDAKMFKGIFVRNLRYFMDTVNNATLRKKYQNWMEFQIQANLKQNMCNEVPISKCYIVFKDGPPSFKVTGPVFSSNWNGPFDYGAPMQQTSVLDLFVASILPGTKCSGVFCNYDPRIPPPKPMTCSSRPCPPGEDCCAYKHKASYTCCDKSQKCNKQGICV; from the exons ATGGCGTCGCTGAATCCCGTCGTTTTCCTCGCCGTTGTCGTTATTTGCTTCATCGGTCCCGTGGTCGGCGACGAGAACACCACGTGTTCCGTGGCGATGTTTGGGGGCGACCACGGAGCCTACCTGGCCTGTATCGCCCAGTTTGCCCACCAGTGTAACTGGTTCCCCTCTCCGCTAGCCGGACTATACAGTTATCAG GTATGGAATGGATATGATGGGTTTTGGCAAAATGGAGCTGTTCTTGAGACCATGGCAAACTTCATAGAATTTGCAAAGCACCAGAGATATATGAGTGTAGTGAAAGGGTCACACAGAGATCTATACTCGCTGATGGAGGCCTACGGTCCCTACCCTTCCTTTGATGACATGGGATGGTACGGTCTTAGCTACGCGAGGATATACGAGCTGTTCGGCTTCCAAGATTTTCTACAGACAGCCCAAGACATCTTCGACTGGTGCTGGAAGACGGGTTGGGATTCATCTAATAAATGTGAAGGCGGGATGTGGTTTGATAACAATGTCAATGCCAAAGTGGCAATCACCAACGTGCAAATGTTCCATGTAGCTGCAAAACTTTACCGTTTGACAAACAACACTGAGTACCGAAACAAATCcgaaatgatagaaaatttccTTTTTGCAAACAACTTCATAAACAGTTCTACCTATCTAATGAGTGATGGAATAGATCTAGACACATGCAAGCCCGCAAATACTGTTGGTTTTACATATGAGACTGGAGTGTTAATAGGTGCGCTCTCTGAAATGTATCGATTAACGAAGAACGAGTCCTATCTCGGTCTCGCTGAGAACTTAGCCTCTGCCGTCATTGACTACAACAGCAATACGACTGGGGTCTTTACGGAGAAGAACTGCGACCCGGATTGCGATGACGATGCGAAGATGTTCAAAGGAATATTCGTCAGAAACCTGCGATATTTCATGGATACTGTGAATAACGCAACCTTACGTAAGAAATACCAGAATTGGATGGAATTCCAAATTCAGgcaaatcttaaacaaaatatgtgcaaCGAGGTTccaatttcaaaatgttacaTTGTGTTCAAAGATGGTCCTCCGTCTTTTAAGGTGACGGGACCCGTGTTTTCGTCGAACTGGAACGGTCCGTTTGACTATGGTGCGCCGATGCAGCAGACGTCAGTTTTAGATCTGTTTGTTGCTAGTATTTTACCTGGCACCAAATGTTCAGGGGTTTTCTGTAACTATGACCCACGTATTCCACCGCCGAAACCGATGACTTGTTCCTCGCGACCGTGTCCCCCGGGGGAGGACTGCTGTGCATACAAACACAAAGCTTCATACACGTGCTGTGATAAATCGCAAAAGTGCAACAAGCAAGGAATCTGCGTTTAA